Genomic segment of bacterium:
ACTGGCTCTCCGTCAGCGGTTCGGTACTGGCGAAAATCAAAGCCTCGGCCGCCGCCTTGAGAAACGATCCGTCGCGTTCCGGCTCCTCCGCTTCCACGGGATCGTTCTCCACCATCGAATCGTGCAGCTCGTCCCGGTTCTCTTCTGGCTCACTCATGATTGTCATGCCGCCTGCAACTCCGGAACGTGCGCGCGGCTTAGAAAGATCTCGGAGAACGTCTCATTCTGCTCGACGCGTACCTGCTGCCGCTTCGCCAACTCAAGCACGGCCAGGAATGTCACGATAAACACCATGCGCTCCAGGTCGCGATCGAGTTGCTTCAAGAGCCCAAATCGTCCCAGTCTCTCGATGAGCGCAAACACCCATCTCATCCGCTCCTCAAGGCTCACCTTGTGAAGTCGCACCTGATGGAACAACCGGCTTTCCTTGCGACGCAAGACGTCCTCAATCGCGCACGTAAGGTCATAGATCGTCATCGGAAAAAGGTACTCGGTCGGCTCGGGTCGCGCGGAATCGGGAACGGGCGACCGTCCGGTCTCCCAGCGCTCCAGCATATCCGCTTCGTGATGTCCAAACCGCTCCGCTTCTTCCTTCGTCTTTTGATAGAGCAGGAGACGCTCGATAAGCTCGCGGCGCGGGTCCTCGACTTCCTCCATCTCCTCAACTTCGGGTCGCGGCAGCATCAATTTCGCCTTGATGGCGATCAGCGTGGCCGCCATCACCAGATAGTCGCCGGCCTCTTCCAGATTCTCAACGCCCATCGCTTCGACCACCGCCAAGTACGAATCCGTGATCTCGGCCATCGGAAGGTCCAGAATGTCGTATTCCTTCCGCGCCACCAAGAACAGCAGCAGATCCAGCGGTCCCTCGAAGCGGGGTAGTTTCACCTGCCACACGCTCATCCGAACCCCATTACGTCGTGGACTTCACGCATGGTGGCTTCGGCGGTCCGGCCGGCGCGAGCCGTGCCGTCCGCAATGATCTCTTCGACCTCGCCGGGATGAGATTCGTAGTGTTGTCGCCGCTCGCGAACCGGAGCCAGATGCTCGATGATACTCGCCGCGCAGCGTTGTTTACAGTCCACACATCCCAAAGCTCCGCTCTCGCAGCCCTGCCGGATCTCGGGAACGATGTCGCCGTTAAATCGGTTTTGGTAGGCAAACACCAGACAGATATCGGGATGGCCCGGATCATTGCGGCGAATCTTCTGTGGATCGGTTACGGCCTGCCGCATCTTCTTCTGAATTTCTTCCGGCGAGTCGGAAATGAGAATGGTGTTGCCCAGCGACTTCGACATGCGCCGTCCGTCCAGTCCGGGCAATCGCGGAAAGTTCGAGAGCACGCCTTCCGGTTCGGGAAAGACCGGCCGGTCGGGCGAAAA
This window contains:
- a CDS encoding segregation/condensation protein A — encoded protein: MKLPRFEGPLDLLLFLVARKEYDILDLPMAEITDSYLAVVEAMGVENLEEAGDYLVMAATLIAIKAKLMLPRPEVEEMEEVEDPRRELIERLLLYQKTKEEAERFGHHEADMLERWETGRSPVPDSARPEPTEYLFPMTIYDLTCAIEDVLRRKESRLFHQVRLHKVSLEERMRWVFALIERLGRFGLLKQLDRDLERMVFIVTFLAVLELAKRQQVRVEQNETFSEIFLSRAHVPELQAA